From a single Candidatus Methanomethylicota archaeon genomic region:
- a CDS encoding thioredoxin family protein — translation MVVKIEFFTAEPPCPGCIKLLEYGDVIKNKYGEKVEVIKHIGPCEEFKKYGLTVVPAVVFNEGKIKIMGVCPSMKTIEIALKELGVG, via the coding sequence ATGGTTGTAAAAATAGAATTTTTTACAGCAGAACCACCATGTCCAGGTTGTATAAAACTCTTAGAATATGGAGATGTTATTAAGAATAAATATGGAGAAAAAGTAGAAGTGATAAAACACATTGGACCTTGTGAAGAATTTAAAAAATATGGACTTACAGTAGTTCCAGCAGTTGTATTTAATGAAGGAAAAATAAAAATTATGGGAGTATGTCCAAGTATGAAAACTATTGAAATAGCATTAAAAGAATTGGGGGTTGGATAA
- a CDS encoding metal ABC transporter substrate-binding protein, whose protein sequence is MKKLLITSIIVLVILGVFIIKYEEIINENKIKVVATFYPLAYLVEKIGGDRVYVKTLMPYNTEPHHWSPSPSDIMEVTKADLIIFNGANLDDFLIKEILSIVNLSGKIIVNTTEGLPLININGKIDPHTWISPYMALKQAERILNALIEKDPNGKNYYIERFNELKNKLKELDIKYQEELSNKTKNIIVVNHEAFGYLAKRYGFEQIGIIGLSVEEEPSPILIKHIIEVIRNYNISVIYVDPTFPKSYADLIKKEINNIKIVELYLALGPIDNKDYLKQLEENLNALKIGLIE, encoded by the coding sequence ATGAAGAAATTATTAATAACTTCTATTATAGTCTTAGTAATATTAGGAGTTTTTATAATAAAATATGAAGAAATTATTAATGAAAATAAAATAAAAGTTGTAGCAACATTTTATCCTTTAGCATATTTGGTTGAAAAAATAGGAGGAGATAGAGTTTATGTTAAAACTCTTATGCCTTATAATACTGAACCACATCATTGGAGTCCATCACCTTCAGATATAATGGAAGTAACTAAAGCTGATTTGATTATATTTAATGGAGCAAATCTTGATGATTTTTTAATAAAAGAAATTTTAAGTATAGTAAATTTAAGTGGAAAAATTATAGTTAATACTACAGAAGGCCTTCCATTAATTAATATAAATGGAAAAATTGATCCACATACATGGATTTCTCCATATATGGCTTTAAAACAAGCAGAAAGAATACTTAATGCTCTTATTGAAAAAGATCCTAATGGAAAAAATTATTATATAGAAAGATTTAATGAACTTAAAAATAAATTAAAAGAACTTGATATAAAATATCAAGAAGAATTATCAAATAAAACTAAAAATATTATAGTAGTTAATCATGAAGCTTTTGGATATTTAGCTAAAAGATATGGATTTGAACAAATTGGAATAATTGGATTATCAGTAGAAGAAGAGCCTAGTCCTATATTAATAAAACATATAATTGAAGTTATAAGAAATTATAATATTAGTGTAATTTATGTAGATCCTACATTTCCAAAATCTTATGCTGATTTAATTAAAAAAGAAATAAATAATATAAAAATAGTTGAACTTTATTTAGCATTAGGACCAATTGATAATAAAGATTATTTAAAACAACTTGAAGAGAATTTAAATGCATTAAAAATTGGATTAATTGAATAG
- a CDS encoding TIM barrel protein encodes MMNIEYFTMADRPRFGPAGIPPSFKEMKATLFDIPKLLKEEGLDAFEYQAVRWGEKPQIKQKDAEIFGIKARENDVVLSIHASYFINFCGNEEVKKASRRRLIACAIASEWMKASPIVFHTGYYGERNPKEVFEECKNELKSIIEEIKSLGISSKLGPETMGKPSQFGSLEEIISLCEEIDGLQPVIDWAHLHARDLGRFKTKEDFRNVIITIENRLGSEYLKNLHFHFTKIEFTKKGEKCHHTLDEEDYGPDFELLAEVILEFNLTPVIISESPILDIDAIKMKNILMKKI; translated from the coding sequence ATGATGAATATAGAATATTTTACTATGGCAGATAGACCTAGATTTGGACCAGCAGGAATTCCTCCATCTTTTAAAGAAATGAAAGCTACTCTTTTTGATATTCCAAAACTTCTTAAAGAAGAAGGATTAGATGCATTTGAATATCAAGCTGTAAGATGGGGTGAAAAGCCACAAATAAAACAAAAAGATGCTGAAATCTTTGGAATTAAAGCAAGAGAAAATGATGTAGTTCTTAGTATACATGCATCTTATTTTATTAATTTTTGTGGTAATGAAGAAGTAAAAAAAGCTAGTAGAAGAAGATTAATTGCATGTGCAATAGCTTCAGAATGGATGAAAGCAAGTCCAATAGTATTTCATACTGGATATTATGGTGAAAGAAATCCTAAAGAAGTTTTTGAAGAATGTAAGAATGAACTTAAGAGTATTATAGAAGAAATAAAATCGCTTGGAATAAGTTCAAAACTAGGTCCAGAAACTATGGGAAAACCTTCTCAATTTGGTTCTTTAGAAGAAATAATATCTCTTTGTGAAGAAATTGATGGATTACAACCAGTAATAGATTGGGCTCATTTACATGCAAGAGACTTAGGAAGATTTAAAACAAAAGAAGATTTTAGAAATGTAATAATTACTATTGAAAATAGACTTGGATCAGAGTATTTAAAAAATTTACATTTCCATTTTACTAAAATAGAATTTACAAAAAAAGGTGAAAAATGCCATCACACTTTAGATGAAGAAGATTATGGACCTGATTTTGAATTATTAGCAGAAGTAATTTTAGAATTTAATTTAACTCCAGTTATAATAAGTGAAAGTCCAATACTTGATATAGATGCTATTAAAATGAAAAATATATTAATGAAAAAAATTTAA
- a CDS encoding thioredoxin family protein: protein MVIKVEVFVSEPPCSGGRNLLKLINKIKEEYGDKIEIEIYRGINPKLKEYGIEVSPSLVIDKDIRIIGICPSEETLREALREAGV, encoded by the coding sequence ATGGTAATAAAAGTTGAAGTTTTTGTATCAGAACCACCATGTTCTGGCGGAAGAAATTTACTCAAATTAATAAATAAAATAAAAGAAGAATATGGAGATAAAATAGAAATAGAAATTTATAGAGGAATTAATCCTAAACTTAAAGAATATGGAATTGAAGTAAGTCCTTCTCTTGTTATAGATAAAGATATTAGAATAATAGGAATTTGTCCAAGTGAAGAAACATTAAGAGAAGCATTAAGAGAAGCAGGAGTTTAA